The Aeromonas jandaei genomic interval CAGAGCAGGCCTGCACATCCGAAGGATACCTGCACGTTTGGCCCCAGATCTTCGACAGTGAGGGCTTTTTCGTCGCCAGATTGCGCAAGCACCACTCGGTGCCCAACACCATGTTCAAACCGGGCAAGCTCGGCAAATTCCCCTTCCTGCCATTGGCAGCAAAAGAATCTGAGCCCATGCTGCGCGAGATTGAAGCCAATTTTGGTGTGGCGCCACAAGGTCAACTGTTTGGCCGCAATGACGAGATCTGGCTGTTTCCTCATCTGTTTGAACAGGTTCAGGGCAAGCTGCGCTTCGATCGCATCGGCATCAAGTTGGCCGAGACGTTCAAGAAAGGCTATCGCCTCACCCATGAGTGGGCGCTCGCCTATGGTGATAAAGCGAACAAGGGCGTGGTCGAACTGGACAGCGCCAACGCGCGGGAATTCATGATGGGGCGGGACGTCTGGCCAGAGCAGGATGCTGGCGCTGGCGAGGTGATCGTCCGTTATCAGGGGCATACCCTGGGTATGGGGAAATGGGTGGGGAGCCGGATCAAGAATGCCCTGCCCCGGGAGCTGGTGCGCGACAACAATCTGTTTGGCTGATTTCGACTGAACGAGGAAAGGTGACTCGACGCTGTTCGAGTCTGCAAAACCCACACTCTGGTTGAAATTTTATCGGGTTCTTGAAAAGCCTTGAGCCTTGTCTAAGCTTAAGGCAATCCGAACACCAAACACCAGTTAGCGCACGGCTCTGCAAGGAGCCAATTCCCCTATGCCAGGTACACGGAATTCGTACCTGGCTTTTTTTATATCTTCTGAGCCAAGTTCACGTTACTCGACACTCTCTTCCAACAGCGCTATCTCCACTTTCTCTGCGTGAGGTTCGCTCCCCAGCTCATGGTGATAGAGCAGATCGATAGCCTGTTCGATGAGTGATGCCTGGCTATCTTCAAGATGCAAGCCGAGTGCCGCCAACCGTTCGGCATGGCGATTACTGATCCAGCATTGCAACCGGGTATGACTCTCTTGTTTGCGTTTTACATGCTGACGCTGGCGCTTGGCGTTGTTCTGCGAGGCGGTCTCTTTTGCCTCAAGCTCGTTGATTTCCTGGCTCATATGACCTTGCGATACTTGTTTTTATAACTGGTTATCTCTCACATCTCTTCGCATAGAGGTAAAAGATGGGGATTTCCCCCTACCCTCTGCCAGCTAACTACGAAGCCAACCAAATATACCATCAGATCAATAGGATATCATTTAACATAAAAAATGCAGTGACGCATTTGTGTTAAAGCAGTCCATCCAGCGCGTGATCAGAGAATTTATGGGCATCGTCAAAGTACTCTTGCAAGGTGCGCATATCCTTGTGACGGGTAACCTCGATGATCTTGTTCATCGGTTTGCCGGCGGTGACGGCCGAGGTGATAAATCCACGACGCAGACTGTGGCCACTGACATAGAGGTCATCGATAGCCTGACCGGTGCGCCGCTTGATCATCAGGTTGATACCCTGCGGTCCCAGAGGGTCTGGTGTGAGTTGGCCCCAGCGATTCATCCTCCGAAAGAGCGGCCCTTCATTGATCCGGCTCTTCTTGAGCCAGTTGCCAATCGCTGCAACCGGGCAATAGTGCTTGCCGGGGATAAGGGCGATCTCGGTCTCATGGAGTTGATGCTTGCTAGGTTTGAGGCGAAGGCGGATCCCCTGCCCCACAAAATCGAGGTCACTCACCTCAATTCGGGCTGCTTCCGAACGGCGTAAGGCACCACTGAACATCAACAGCAACAGGGTGTGATCGCGAAGTCCTGCCAGATTATTGGTGTCAATGCCATCCAGTACCTGGGTCAATGGCTGCAGCGTCAGGGCGCCCGTTTTGCGCTTGCGGTTATCACCAAGGCGCACAATACCGCGCATCATCTCTTTAATTTCAGGGTGCTCGGTCGGCATCGGGTGAATGCCTTTCTGTTTGAAGGCGTAGCGGATCCCGGCAAGCCTTCGCACCAGAGTTGCTGGTTTGCGTGGTTCACCATTACGCAGCTCCCCTCTCCCTTCTTCTTTATTGAGCCATACCCAGTCAGCCAGTACCCCGTCGGCCTGATCAGCCAGAAAGTTCATGATGTCGTGATGGGTCGTTTGCAGTGGATCCAGACCATGCAACTGACACCAGAAGACAAAAATTCGGGTATCCGCCTGATAGGCATTGAGGGTCGAATCTGCTTTGGCACTGCGCAGGAAGCGGCGAGCACGGCTATTTAGCTGGGCATCAAAGACAGTTTGCAATGACTGATGAGCTGAGCCTGAAATGGATGGATGTGACACGGAAGATCATGATTCATATGATGTTTAGGAGGATCTTACAGGATCCTTTAGCTTCATCAAGTATCGATAATGAATATTATCGATACTTATGAGTATCTGTTTAACCCCCCAATCCAGCATCTCAGTTTTTTCTAAACAGATGTCGTATTCATTTCCGGTTTACAGGTTGGGTCATTGCGCTGATGGCAATTCAATGCTGTGTCAGTGAGAGATAACGGTTTTATTTATCGCTTCTTTCTTTACTGCTATATCGGGTTGCTGAAAGTTAAACGCCCCGCATTGCGGGGCGTCAGCTCTTATTTCCGGGCGAGTTTGAACAACTCAAAGAAGTTGCGACTGGTAACTTCGGCCAGTTCGCTGAGCGGTATTTGGCGCAGATCGGCAATAAACTGGGCAACGTCGCGCACGAAGGCGGGTTCGTTCTCCCTCCCCCGATGTGGAACCGGGGCAAGATAGGGCGCATCCGTTTCGACCAACAGTCGTTCGAGAGGCAATACCTTCACTACCTCCTGCAACGCAGTGGCATTCTTGAACGTAGCGATCCCCGAGATGGAGATATAGAACCCCATCGCCATTGCCGCTTCTGCCATCTCGAGAGACTCGGTGAAACAGTGCAACACGCCGCCAACCTGATCCGCCCCCTCTTCGCGCATGATCTGCAAAGTATCTTGCTGGGCATCACGAGTATGAATGATCAGCGGTTTGTTCAGCGCACGGGCAACCCGGATATGTTCACGGAAGGAGGCTTGCTGAACCTCCTTGTTCTCGGGTGAGTAGAAGTAATCGAGACCGGTCTCACCAATGGCCACCACACGTGGGTCGGCAGCTTGCTTGAGCAGCAACTCGGCATCGACTCCGGGTTCCTGATTCAGGGGATGCACCCCGCAGGAGGCAAACACCTGGGGATAAGGAGCAATGGCCGTCATCATGGTCGGAAATTGTTCTTGCGTCACGCTGACACAGAGAAAGTATCCCACCTCCTGCGCTGCCGCTTTGGCCAGCACATCAGCCATATTGCTCTGTTTGCTGCCATAGCTGAGACGATCGAGGTGACAGTGGGAGTCAACGAGTAACATACAAAACCTTTATTGCTAATGACGTTCTATAACCAGCGACTGAGCCAGTTCATCAGATGAATGGTGGGATTGGATAGCTGTCCGGGCTGACAGGCCGCTTTCAGGGCGACCAGTTGTTGCTCGGCATCCAGCAGTTTTTCACTGGAATGCAGCCCGGCGAACTGCTGGCTCAAGGTAGCCAGATCCGGCATCGCCAGTTGATGGTGACCGCATCCCGCCTGAGTTTTCAGGGCATCGCACAAAAAGAGCTGCACCCAATGCAGACGAACTTGTGTCTCCTGACCGAGCTGGCTGCACAAGGTGGTCGCCTTGCTCGGGGACTTGGCGAGGGCGACCAGATCCTCGAGCAGCTCACGGCGAGCACCATCTTGCAGTTGCTCGATGTAGTCGAGCACCCGCAGCGGCGCCCCCTGGCAGATCCGCACTTGAGCCAGAGTCGCCTGATGTCCCTGTTCAGCAAGCCAGCGCACCGTTTCACCCTCACTTGGCAACTGACACACGTGTTTGTGGCAACGGCTGAGAATGGTCGGCAGCAGACGGGAAACCTGGGAGGCGATGAGGATCAGCAGGCTGTCACCGGCAGGCTCCTCCAGGGTTTTCAGCAGCGCATTGGCTGCCGATTCGGTCATCCGCTCCGCATCAGGAATGATCACCACCTTGCCGCGGCCTAGCTGGGCCGAGCCTTGCAGTCGGTTGCAAATATCGCGGATCGCTTCGACCCCGATGGTCTTGCTCTCGCGACCGATGGTGCCGAGATCCGGATGATGGCCTTTGTCAAAGAGCTGGCAGGAGTGGCAATGACCGCATGGCTCTCCGCGATCAGGTTGTTGGCAAAGGTGCAAACGCGCCACCCGTTCAGCTAGCTGCTCCTTGCCAAGACCGGGATCGCCGAGCAACAACCAGGCATGACCCAGTCTGCCGGCCGCTGCCGTCTTGCTCAGTGCCTGCCAGTCGGGGATCAACCAGGGATACATAGGCGTGCATCCAGCGCAGCTTCAATCGCCGCTTTTACCTGATCCGGGGTTTGCCCCGCATCGATCACTACAATGGAGTCATCCTTGGCGGCGAGTTCGAGATAACGGGTGCGGGTTCGCTCGAAAAAGCTGAGCTGCTCCAGCTCGATCCGATCCAGCTCGCCACGATGGCGGGCGCGTTGCAGACCGAGTGCGGGATCGATATCGAGATAGAGAGTGAGATCCGGTTTGAAGTTGCCGAGAACCGCCTGCTTGATGGCACCGATAAGGGCAGCATCGATACCACGGCCACCCCCCTGATAGGCCTGGGAGGAGAGATCGTGGCGATCCCCCACCACCCAGACACCATCAGCCAGTGCCGGCTTGATGCGGGTCTCCACCAATTGCACCCGGGAGGCGTACATCAGCAGCAGTTCGGCCTCGATGGTGAGGCGCTCGTCATGCACCTCTTTGACGATGGCTCGCATCCGCTCGGCCAGCGGCGTACCGCCCGGCTCGCGGGTACATTCAATCCGCTCGATGCCGTGGTGCTGCAGATAGTCGGTGACGTAACGGACGGCAGAGCTCTTCCCTGCCCCTTCCAAACCTTCAATAACGATAAATTTAGACATCAGGATTTCTTCAATATGTATTCGCGAACCGCCCGATTGTGTTCATCAAGGGTCCTGGAGAAATAGTGAGCACCACCGCCCTTGGCGACAAAATAGAGATAGTCGGTCGACTTGGGGTTGAGTGCCGCTTCGATGGATGCCTTACCCGGCATGGCAATGGGCGTCGGCGGCAGACCATCGATCACATAGGTGTTGTAGGGGTTCTTGTCGGTCAGATCGCTGCGGCGAATGTTGCCGTCATAGCGATCCTTCACCCCGTAAATCACGGTGGGGTCGGTCTGCAACTTCATACCGAGACGCAGACGATTGACGAACACCGAGGCAATTTGTGCCCGCTCTTCAGGCAGACCGGTCTCTTTTTCGATGATCGAGGCCATGATCAGCGCTTCATAGGGGGTCTTGTAAGGCAGATTGGCCTGCCGCTTGTCCCAGCTCTGCTGCAGGAATGTCTCCATGTCCTGGTGAGCACGACGCAAAATGGAGAGATCGCTGGCATGGGTGGTATAGGCATAGGTTTCCGGCAAAAACCACCCCTCCAGCTTGCCATTCTCGATACCCAGCTCCTTGGCCAGATCAGCCTCGGGCAACTCGACCGTGAGTCGTTCCAGATAAGGTGCACTGGATAACTGCTTCAGCCAATCCTCAAAGCGGGAACCCTCGACGAAGGTAAGGCTGAAGTGGAACTCCTTGCCCGAAGCAAAGAGCGAGAGGGTGTCCTTAAGCAGGGCCCCCTCCTTGATTTCATACGTGCCTGACTTGATGGCAACCAGCTCGGGATGACCGCGCAGCCAGAGGCGCACCGCCCACGGACTGGGTTCACCATCACCCAACTCGGCGATCAGGCGAGCGGCATGAGCCCCCTTCTCCACCGTAAAGAGGCGAGTCGGCCCCTTGTTAGTGAGCGTCTCCACCTGCTGCCATTTGTAATGCACATAGCCCCCGGCGACGGCCACAGTCAGTGCAGCCCCCGCGAGCAGGGTGTAAAGCCGATTAAACTTCAATGACCAAACGCTCCTGTAAACGGCGGCTCAATACCGGGGCTGGATACTGTTTATCCTCGATGCCGTTGACCGGCACCACCCCCATCAGGGTATTGGTGAGCCACACCTCTTCCGCCTGCCATAGTGACTCCAACGGAGCCTCTACCACACGCAACTCAATACTCATCTGTTTCAGCATCGCCATGACCTGACGGCGCATGATGCCGTCAACCCCGCAACGGGCCAGATCGGGCGTAAACACCGTCTTGCCCCGACGCCAAAACAGATTGGCACTGACCCCTTCGACCAGCACGCCACGACTGCTGAGCACTACTCCTTCGACTGCACCACGGCTGACAAGTTCGCTCTTGAGCAGCACCTGCTCCAACCGGTTGAGGGTCTTGAGCCCGGCCAGCATGGGGGCATCACCAATGCGCTGGCGGCACACCAGCAGGTTGATCCCCTCTTGTCGCCACTGGGCATACTGGGCAGGAAAAGGTGCCAGCGAAAGAATACGGGTCGTCAGCTGGCACTCGCTGCCATCATAACCGCGGCCACCCTCCCCCCGAGTCAGCATCACCTTGGCAACACACTGTTGTTCACCGGCAACCAGGGTCTCGAGTTCCCGAGTCAACAATTCCCAGTCCGGTTCAACCATTCCCAGCCGGCTATTGGTCTGTTGCAGTCGAGCCAGATGCGCTGGCCACAGCAATACCTTTCCTTCTCTTACCGCCATGGTGGTGAAATGGCCATCGCCATAGGCCAGACCACGGTCGCGGGCCGAGATGGTATCGAGCTTCAATCCGTTGATCAGCAAAGAGATCCCTCCGATAAAAAAGGCCCGATACCGGCAGTATCGGGCCTCTGTCATTGCCCGCAGGCAATTATACGCGTTTGAAGATCAGGGAACCATTGGTACCGCCGAAACCAAACGAGTTGGAGAGGGCGTACTCGAAGTTACCCGGCTTGGCCACGTGGGGCACCAGATCCAGATCGCACTCATCATCCGGGTTGTCCAGGTTGATGGTGGGCGGTGCAATCTGATCGCGCAGGGCCAGCACAGTGATGATCGCCTCGATGGCACCGGCAGCACCCAGCAGGTGACCAGTCATCGACTTGGTCGAGCTGATCATCAGGGATTTGGCATGCTCGCCAAACACCGCTTTCATGCCGCGCAGTTCGGCCACGTCACCCAGGGGGGTGGAAGTGCCGTGGGCGTTGATGTAACCCACCTGCTCGGGGGCGATGCCAGCATCCTTGATGGCATTTTGCATGGCGCGGGCGCCACCGTTGCCATCGGCAGGAGGTGCAGTCATGTGATAGGCGTCACCACTCATGCCAAAACCGACCAGTTCGGCGTAGATCTTGGCACCGCGGGCCTTGGCGTGTTCGTACTCTTCCAGTACAAGTACACCGGCACCGTCACCCAGCACGAAACCGTCGCGATCCTTATCCCACGGACGGCTCGCTTTCTGCGGTTCGTCGTTGCGGTTGGAGAGCGCCTTGGCAGCTGCAAAGCCGCCCATTCCCATCGGGGTGGAGGCTTTCTCGGCACCGCCGGCGACCATCACATCGGCATCACCGTAAGCGATCATCCGGCCAGCCATGCCGATGGCATGGGTACCTGTGGTGCAGGCGGTGGTCACAGCGATGTTCGGACCTTGCAATCCCTTCATGATGGAGAGATGACCGGACACCATATTGATGATGGTGGAAGGCACGAAGAAGGGGCTGATCTTGCGCGGGCCGCCGTTGACGAGGCTATCGTGGTTCTGTTCAATCAGACCCAGACCGCCAATCCCGGAACCGATCGCCACACCGACGCGCTCGGCATTGTCGTCGTTGATGACGAGGCCGGAATCGTCCAGTGCCTGCATACCGGCAGCAATACCGTATTGAATGAAGAGATCCATCTTGCGAGCGTCTTTACGGTTGATACCGTACTGCTCGGGATCGAAGTCCTTGACCAGACCTGCAAAACGGGTTGCAAACTCGCTGGCATCGAAATGGTCGATAAGGGAAATGCCGCTCTGCCCGTTGAGCAGGGCTTGCCAGCTGGATTCGGCTGTGTTGCCTACCGGGGAAAGCATCCCCAAGCCGGTCACCACGACTCTGCGTTTTGACACTGAGGTAGTCTCCGAGAGGTGATTTGAAAGGAAACAAATACAAAAGAAGCGGCCCTTGGGCCGCTTCTTTCAAAACAGGAACTTATTCCTGATTAGCGGTGATGTAGTCGATAGCCGCTTGAACAGTAGTGATCTTCTCGGCTTCTTCATCAGGAATTTCGGTATCGAATTCTTCTTCCAGCGCCATTACCAGTTCAACGGTATCCAAAGAGTCAGCGCCCAGGTCGTCGACGAAGGAGGCAGCGTTCTTAACGTCTTCTTCTTTAACACCCAGTTGTTCAATGATGATTTTCTTTACGCGTTCTTCGATGTTGCTCATGACCTGAATTTTCCTTTAAAAATACGCTATTGCGTCTGGTTGGGGTAGTTTATTCAATTGACGTGAGTTTGCAAGTAGCTTGCCGCTGGTCAAACCACGAAATTCGCCAAACTTCGGCGTACTATCGCAAATTTGAACAGAACTCACGACAAATTGATTACACCATGTACATCCCGCCATTAACATGCAGGGTTTCACCGGTGATATAGGCTGCTTCATCGGAAGCCAAGAATACCACAGCGGCGGCAATCTCTTTCGGATCACCCAGACGAGCGGCAGGAACCTGGCTCATGATGCCGGCTCGTTGCTCTTCGTTCAGGGCGCGAGTCATGTCGGTTTCGATGAAACCGGGGGCAACCGCGTTGACCGTGATACCACGGGAGGCCACTTCACGCGCCAGCGATTTGGTAAAGCCAACCAGACCCGCCTTGGCGGCTGCATAGTTGACCTGACCGGCATTGCCCATGGTACCAACGACGGAACCGATGCTGATGATGCGACCATTGCGTTTCTTCATCATCGCCCGCAGAACCGGTTTGCTCAGACGGTAGAGCGAGGTCAGGTTGGTATCGATGATCTCGTTCCACTCGTCATCTTTCATCCGCATCAACAGGTTGTCGCGGGTGATACCGGCGTTGTTGATCAGGATGTCGATATCGCCGAAACGCGCCTTGATGGCAGCGAAAACGGCTTCGATGGATTCCTGGCTGGTCACGTTCAGTGCCATGCCGCAACCATTGTCGCCCAAGTAAGCGCTGATTGCCTCAGCACCGCTCTCGCTGGTCGCTGTGCCGACGACTTTGGCGCCACGGGCCGCGAAAGTTTCGGCAATTGCACGGCCGATGCCACGACTGGCACCGGTCACCAACACAACCTTATCGGTAAAGCTCATTACTTGCTCCTGTTTACTTGATCTGGGCCAGTGCCTGCTCGAAAGAGGCTGCATCGTTGGCGTGAATACCTTCCACGCGCTTGTCGATGCGCTTGGCGAGCCCGGTCAATACTTTGCCCGGCCCCATCTCGATTTCGAGGGTAACGCCCTCATTGGCCATCCGCTCGACAGTCTCGGTTCAACGAACCGGGCTGAACAGCTGACGCACCAGTGCTTGCTTGATGGCAGCCGGATCCTGTTCACAGGATACGTCGACATTATTGATGACCGCGATGGCAGGAACCTTGATCTCGATCCCGTCCAGCGCAGCTGCCAGTTTTTCTGCGGCAGGTTTCATCAGCGCACAGTGGGATGGCACAGAGACTGGCAGCGGCAGCGCACGCTTGGCGCCCGACTCTTTCATCAGCACGTTAGCTCGCTCGACGGCCTCTTTGTGGCCAGCAATAACCACCTGGCCCGGAGAGTTGAAGTTGACCGGAGAAACCACCTGCCCCTCTGCTGCTTTTTCGCAGTTGGCAGCGATGGCGTCGTTGTCCAGACCGATGATGGCAGCCATGGCACCAGTCCCTTCCGGTACCGCTTCCTGCATGGCCAGACCACGCAGCTCGACCAGTTTAACGGCATCGGTAAAGGCCAGCGCACCGCTGCAAACCAGAGCGGAATACTCACCCAGGCTGTGACCTGCCATGACGGAAGGCGTTGCCCCACCCTGCTGTTGCCACAGACGCCACAGTGCGACAGAAGCAGTCAGCAGTGCGGGCTGGGTACGCCAGGTTTTGTTCAGCTCTTCGGCCGGACCGTTCATTACCAGGGCAAACAGGTCATAACCCAGCACCTGGCTCGCCTCGGCGAAGGTCTCCTTGATCACGGCATGTTGCTCGGCCAGCTCGGCCAGCATGCCCACGGTTTGGGAGCCTTGTCCCGGGAAGGCAATGGCAAATTGGGTCATCATTGATTCCTTTTAGATAAGCAAAAATGAAATCGTTGCGGGATGACAGCACTCGCTCATCCCGCTTTGGATCAGAGGCGAACCAGCGCCGAGCCCCAGGCAAAACCACCGCCAAAGGCTTCCAGCAAGACCAGCTGGCCCGGTTTGATCCGGCCATCCCGCACCCCTTCATCGAAGGCGATGGGGACGGACGCAGCAGAGGTATTGCCGTGCTTGTCGAGGGTCAACACTACCTTGTCGAGGCCCATGCCGAGTTTCTTGGCTGTGGCGCTGATGATGCGGAAGTTGGCCTGATGGGGCACCAGCCAGTCAAGCTCGCTCGGCTCGAGACCGGCAGCTGTCAGCGTCTCTGTCACGATCTCGCTCAAACGGGTGACCGCCACTTTGAACACATCGTTGCCCTTCATGTACATGTAGGCTTCGAGTTCGGCGCCCGGCATCCCGCGACGGGGTTGCGGCAGCTTGAGCAGATCGCCATAACGGCCATCGGCATGAAGATGGGTGGAAAGAATGCCCGGTGTTTCGCTGGCGCCAATCACCACGGCACCGGCCCCATCACCAAAAATAATGATGGTGCCGCGATCTTCCGGATCGCACATGCGCGACAACACATCGGCCCCGACGACCAGCACATGGCGGGCCGCGCCAGATTTGACGAACTGATCGGCAATGGAGAGCGCATAGGTAAAACCGGCGCAGGCTGCCGCCACGTCAAAGGCAGGGATCCCCTGTACACCCAGCAGTCCTTGCAGTTCGCAAGCTGCTGCCGGGAAGGCGTTTTCTGCGCTGGTGGTGGCCAGCACAATCATGTCGAGATCGGCCGCGGTCAGGCCCGCGGCATCCAGGGCCCGCAGGGCGGCCTGGTAAGAGAGGGTGGCAACGGTCTCATCAGCACCGGCAATGCGGCGCTCACGGATCCCGGTGCGTTCCACGATCCACTCGTCACTGGTCTCAACCATCTGCTCGAGATCGGCGTTGGTACGCACTGAACTCGGCAGGTAGCTGCCAGTACCCAGAATTTTGCTATGCATAGAGTTCTTATAGGTCCCTGTCGGAAAAGACAGCTTCAAGGCGATCTGCTATTTGCAGTGGAAGTTGATGTTTGGCCTCTTGTGCGGCCAGCAGGATCGCATTACACAGGGCGCGCCGCTCGGCACGCCCATGACTTTTTACCACAATGCCGCGCAATCCTAACAGACTTGCCCCGTTATACTGGTCGGGGTTCAGGTATGAAAAACGCCGTTTGAACATAAAACCGGCGATCCGGCCAAGAAAAGTGCGCTTCTTGCGGGGATATCCCGCCAGCTGAGCCATCATCCGCACTACCCCCTCGGCCGTTTTGAGGGCGACATTGCCAACAAAACCGTCGCAGACGATCACATCGCACTCGCCGCTGAAGATGCGATCCCCTTCAATGAAACCGACATAGTTGAGCGCGTTGCACTGGCGCAACAATTCGGCACTGTGACGTACCAGATCGTTGCCCTTGATCTCCTCTTCCCCGATGTTGAGCAAGGCAACACGAGGAGAAGCGATGCCTTCGACTTTCTCGGCCACCACGGAGCCCATCACCGCAAATTGAAGCAAGGTATCCGCATCGCAACTGACGTTGGCACCGAGATCCAGCATCACAGTGCGCTTGCCGCTCAACGTCGGCAGCGCCTTGATGAGTGCCGGCCGATCGACCCCGGGCAGAGATTTGAGCACGCACTTGGCCATCGCCATCAACGCACCTGTGTTGCCAGCGCTCACGCAGGCATCGGCCTCACCGGCTTTCACCAGATTGAGTACCACCCGCATGGAGGAGTCTTTCAGAGTACGCAGCGCCACGATCGGTTTATCGCCCATGCCAACCACCTGGGATGCATGTACGAAACGAACGCGGGGATGATTCAGCAAGCCATGTTGCTGCAGCAGAGAGGAGGTCTGATGTTGGTCACCGACCAGGATCAGTTTTAGCTGGGGTAAAAGAGACAGTGCCTGCACGGCGGCAGGCACTGTTTCCGAGGGGCCAATATCTCCCCCCATGATGTCTAGCGCGACAGTTTGCGTAGACAAAGGCAATCCTTAAGCGATTACCTT includes:
- the plsX gene encoding phosphate acyltransferase PlsX, which produces MSTQTVALDIMGGDIGPSETVPAAVQALSLLPQLKLILVGDQHQTSSLLQQHGLLNHPRVRFVHASQVVGMGDKPIVALRTLKDSSMRVVLNLVKAGEADACVSAGNTGALMAMAKCVLKSLPGVDRPALIKALPTLSGKRTVMLDLGANVSCDADTLLQFAVMGSVVAEKVEGIASPRVALLNIGEEEIKGNDLVRHSAELLRQCNALNYVGFIEGDRIFSGECDVIVCDGFVGNVALKTAEGVVRMMAQLAGYPRKKRTFLGRIAGFMFKRRFSYLNPDQYNGASLLGLRGIVVKSHGRAERRALCNAILLAAQEAKHQLPLQIADRLEAVFSDRDL
- a CDS encoding beta-ketoacyl-ACP synthase III — its product is MHSKILGTGSYLPSSVRTNADLEQMVETSDEWIVERTGIRERRIAGADETVATLSYQAALRALDAAGLTAADLDMIVLATTSAENAFPAAACELQGLLGVQGIPAFDVAAACAGFTYALSIADQFVKSGAARHVLVVGADVLSRMCDPEDRGTIIIFGDGAGAVVIGASETPGILSTHLHADGRYGDLLKLPQPRRGMPGAELEAYMYMKGNDVFKVAVTRLSEIVTETLTAAGLEPSELDWLVPHQANFRIISATAKKLGMGLDKVVLTLDKHGNTSAASVPIAFDEGVRDGRIKPGQLVLLEAFGGGFAWGSALVRL
- the fabG gene encoding 3-oxoacyl-ACP reductase FabG: MSFTDKVVLVTGASRGIGRAIAETFAARGAKVVGTATSESGAEAISAYLGDNGCGMALNVTSQESIEAVFAAIKARFGDIDILINNAGITRDNLLMRMKDDEWNEIIDTNLTSLYRLSKPVLRAMMKKRNGRIISIGSVVGTMGNAGQVNYAAAKAGLVGFTKSLAREVASRGITVNAVAPGFIETDMTRALNEEQRAGIMSQVPAARLGDPKEIAAAVVFLASDEAAYITGETLHVNGGMYMV
- a CDS encoding TatD family hydrolase encodes the protein MLLVDSHCHLDRLSYGSKQSNMADVLAKAAAQEVGYFLCVSVTQEQFPTMMTAIAPYPQVFASCGVHPLNQEPGVDAELLLKQAADPRVVAIGETGLDYFYSPENKEVQQASFREHIRVARALNKPLIIHTRDAQQDTLQIMREEGADQVGGVLHCFTESLEMAEAAMAMGFYISISGIATFKNATALQEVVKVLPLERLLVETDAPYLAPVPHRGRENEPAFVRDVAQFIADLRQIPLSELAEVTSRNFFELFKLARK
- the fabF gene encoding beta-ketoacyl-ACP synthase II: MSKRRVVVTGLGMLSPVGNTAESSWQALLNGQSGISLIDHFDASEFATRFAGLVKDFDPEQYGINRKDARKMDLFIQYGIAAGMQALDDSGLVINDDNAERVGVAIGSGIGGLGLIEQNHDSLVNGGPRKISPFFVPSTIINMVSGHLSIMKGLQGPNIAVTTACTTGTHAIGMAGRMIAYGDADVMVAGGAEKASTPMGMGGFAAAKALSNRNDEPQKASRPWDKDRDGFVLGDGAGVLVLEEYEHAKARGAKIYAELVGFGMSGDAYHMTAPPADGNGGARAMQNAIKDAGIAPEQVGYINAHGTSTPLGDVAELRGMKAVFGEHAKSLMISSTKSMTGHLLGAAGAIEAIITVLALRDQIAPPTINLDNPDDECDLDLVPHVAKPGNFEYALSNSFGFGGTNGSLIFKRV
- the holB gene encoding DNA polymerase III subunit delta' produces the protein MYPWLIPDWQALSKTAAAGRLGHAWLLLGDPGLGKEQLAERVARLHLCQQPDRGEPCGHCHSCQLFDKGHHPDLGTIGRESKTIGVEAIRDICNRLQGSAQLGRGKVVIIPDAERMTESAANALLKTLEEPAGDSLLILIASQVSRLLPTILSRCHKHVCQLPSEGETVRWLAEQGHQATLAQVRICQGAPLRVLDYIEQLQDGARRELLEDLVALAKSPSKATTLCSQLGQETQVRLHWVQLFLCDALKTQAGCGHHQLAMPDLATLSQQFAGLHSSEKLLDAEQQLVALKAACQPGQLSNPTIHLMNWLSRWL
- the mltG gene encoding endolytic transglycosylase MltG, translated to MKFNRLYTLLAGAALTVAVAGGYVHYKWQQVETLTNKGPTRLFTVEKGAHAARLIAELGDGEPSPWAVRLWLRGHPELVAIKSGTYEIKEGALLKDTLSLFASGKEFHFSLTFVEGSRFEDWLKQLSSAPYLERLTVELPEADLAKELGIENGKLEGWFLPETYAYTTHASDLSILRRAHQDMETFLQQSWDKRQANLPYKTPYEALIMASIIEKETGLPEERAQIASVFVNRLRLGMKLQTDPTVIYGVKDRYDGNIRRSDLTDKNPYNTYVIDGLPPTPIAMPGKASIEAALNPKSTDYLYFVAKGGGAHYFSRTLDEHNRAVREYILKKS
- the pabC gene encoding aminodeoxychorismate lyase, giving the protein MLINGLKLDTISARDRGLAYGDGHFTTMAVREGKVLLWPAHLARLQQTNSRLGMVEPDWELLTRELETLVAGEQQCVAKVMLTRGEGGRGYDGSECQLTTRILSLAPFPAQYAQWRQEGINLLVCRQRIGDAPMLAGLKTLNRLEQVLLKSELVSRGAVEGVVLSSRGVLVEGVSANLFWRRGKTVFTPDLARCGVDGIMRRQVMAMLKQMSIELRVVEAPLESLWQAEEVWLTNTLMGVVPVNGIEDKQYPAPVLSRRLQERLVIEV
- the acpP gene encoding acyl carrier protein translates to MSNIEERVKKIIIEQLGVKEEDVKNAASFVDDLGADSLDTVELVMALEEEFDTEIPDEEAEKITTVQAAIDYITANQE
- a CDS encoding site-specific integrase; protein product: MSHPSISGSAHQSLQTVFDAQLNSRARRFLRSAKADSTLNAYQADTRIFVFWCQLHGLDPLQTTHHDIMNFLADQADGVLADWVWLNKEEGRGELRNGEPRKPATLVRRLAGIRYAFKQKGIHPMPTEHPEIKEMMRGIVRLGDNRKRKTGALTLQPLTQVLDGIDTNNLAGLRDHTLLLLMFSGALRRSEAARIEVSDLDFVGQGIRLRLKPSKHQLHETEIALIPGKHYCPVAAIGNWLKKSRINEGPLFRRMNRWGQLTPDPLGPQGINLMIKRRTGQAIDDLYVSGHSLRRGFITSAVTAGKPMNKIIEVTRHKDMRTLQEYFDDAHKFSDHALDGLL
- the tmk gene encoding dTMP kinase; the encoded protein is MSKFIVIEGLEGAGKSSAVRYVTDYLQHHGIERIECTREPGGTPLAERMRAIVKEVHDERLTIEAELLLMYASRVQLVETRIKPALADGVWVVGDRHDLSSQAYQGGGRGIDAALIGAIKQAVLGNFKPDLTLYLDIDPALGLQRARHRGELDRIELEQLSFFERTRTRYLELAAKDDSIVVIDAGQTPDQVKAAIEAALDARLCIPG